The sequence AAACGAAactgaaggaaaagaaaacatcctGCATTTTAACAATTcgaaaaattgataaaatatttaataccaattaaggcctcagttttagatgaataaattcaatgccttttaaaaaattacagacaTTCTGATTTTAACATGTACAAAaccagggttcctacacattAAGGCCAGTTagattcaagactttttaatgctactcATAATAAGATTTAAGCTCAACTTTGCAACAATCAAAACTGAAGACAAAACCAGtcccagattttttaaaaacacataaaagacattATAATACCAATGAAGGCCTcgattttaaatgaataaattcaatgccttttaggACTTAAAGCCATCTTGATTTTAACGTGTTTAAACAAGGTTCCTGTAAATTAAGGCAAGGTAAATGTAAGGCATCTTTTTTGAGCAAGACTTTTTTGAGGACACTCGTAATAACGTTTAAGATCAACTTTGCAACAACCAAAATTGAAGACAAAATCAGTCTTAGAATTTTTAAGACTTGTAAGATCGATAAAAGACATTTAACAGAAGAATAAACTCAAggccttttaaaaatacagacttgcaatgctaattttaacatataaaaacagGGTTTGTATACATTAAGTTAGATTTAAAGCTATATAAGAGTATTTAATGCCactcaaacattatttttaacatatcagAACAGGTTTCATACATGTtaggttagatttaagactttttaacgCCACGCGAATTTTTAAGCGATTAAGATTGATACTCGATTTCAGATGAATAAATTCAATCCCTTTAAAGACTTAAAGTAAAACTAGCATGATTTACCAAACAACCAACTTGGCAAAACCGACTACCAAACAAGGAAACGGTGACAAACTGAAGCAGATCAAATAAAAACGTTGCATAATGTCCGCTGTGATACTTGCAGTAAAATAGATAATCTAAAATCGTATTCTACGTTTGGTTTCATATCTCGAGATCATTAAAATTTCGGAAACATTAATGGTggctgaagaaagaaaaaaaagaaaaaacgctgccaacattttttcctgcGCCACGTTTCAGGTTGAGGAGGCCCGACGTTAGCCGGCTAACTCGCTGCGATGCCGGCACGACGTTTAATGACAGCTAACCGCGGAAATTCACCTTATTGGAAGATATTTTGGTGAAATGCGAAGTCGCGCGGTGCGTGTAGTTTGGTTTAAAgcacctgtttgtgtttttaaagcgGGGATGTGGCGTTGGGACGCCGGTTGGTGATGTTAGCCGGCGGAGCGCAGTGACGAGCTCCGCCATCACAACCTCCTCCGACATCTCCACCTCCATTTTAGCAGCCGCAGCGTTAGCTTAGCTGCGAGGCTAACGACGCTTTTATCAGCCGAAACTACATGTGCGTAGCGGAAAATAaccaacacattttaacaatttaaagacataaataagTAAGAGTTAAAGTACTCACCTGCTGATCTAGACCGTGTGGATTATCAACGACCACATGACTCATAACTAAAGAGAGTAATGGGGGATTATTTCTGAAGAGAAAGGATTTTCTTTGTTAGCTCGACCGGCTCTGCTGTTACGTTAACTTCCTTTTTTCAGTACAAATTACGACCTTGAGGCGACGGTTACCTGTGACGTTTATCTAGACGgttactttaaataaataaaacgatGCTggttataaatatataaattccGTTTCAAGTTTCCAGATGAAATGGTTAGTGTGAGCGGTGGCGGAGCCTCTGCCGGTGACCGTGGTGGAATGAGACACCGAGCGCGCAGGTAGCGCGAGATATCGCCTCTGTAACCCGAGGCCGGGGCGCTCTGACGGGCAAATCTCGCGATGTTTGGTTTTCGTCGCGGATTGGTGGAGAGAGAAGCAGCTATTTGCGGACACATGAAACCAATCATTACGGCAGCGGTGCATCAAATACTCCGGCCTTTAACGAAGGAAAAATACTGCTGCCACACTGTCAAAATACTGCATGAAGACGAGTAACAGTATTGATTTAGCACTAGAAAAATGTCCCCAATGTCAGTGTTATACTATTCTATCTGATGCTTTTGGAGTAATGTTCTTcctgcattattattattataattattattattattattattaatattattctgattgttattattattaaatgtccatatcatatatttgtatgtaGGTATGTATATACACCATgtctatattttttctttctttctattgcccgattatttaatttctgtacaaatatactttttagcttttttctcctgtttttctctcctcttttcttcttttactatTTGCACTGTGGGCATGGAGAGAAACACAATTTCAATTCCTGTATGTCTAACAAACATGTTCGAACTGACAATAAAGATGACTTtgacttaataataatatttttatgacTAATACTattttttcctgtcattttcttattttttacttttcaggtaatttgttttttttccaatttctttctaatttgtGGGTTATTCATcctgaaaagaaatcaagcaaatgtgctcaggtttcaaagaattaCCGCTTTAGAACCTGGATCGGTATCAGTTTTGTtgggctgcattcagacgcctttcacgagggtttaaacctcttttttcaaaacatgggaaaacacgagcaacttagcaagaaatgtcaggaaaatttaaaaaaaattttttaaaggtgacaagaaaagaGTGACAAGAAAGTCACTTGAAAAAATCTGTGTGGGGGGATTTAAAACTTAACTTAGGTAAAAGCattaaaagcaaatttaaagtaaaatcaaagcTGTAATTGAATCTGTCGGACAAATGTAGGGgagttaaaagtacaatatttcccactgagatgtagtggagtacaAGTGTAAAGTTGCATAGAATGGAAATATTCATGTGAAGTACAAGTACACCACCtaaaacagtatttatttaaaaaaaaaaacactgaaaaacttGAGCAGCCTGACTGCACTAAGTGACATTTGACGTGTGCACATAACATATAACGCAGCATTAACACGACACGAAGGAACCGAAAACTTCACACAAAAAGGGAGCTGACATGCACGAACTCAGTGAGCACCTGAAGCCTTTCAGAAgtttcattttgtgaaatgttgttttgttttgttttgccaaatGTTTAGTTTCatgaaaagttgttttgttttgtgaaatgtttttttggttttctgaaATGCTGTTGAGTTTTGACCCTCGGGGCCACCGTatctgtgtatgaaatgtgctttattattaaaattgcCTCACTTTACCTAAACTAAGAAGTGTTTCTAGATAAGTTTGGGGTTCTCTTATCAAAGTTATACGGACAATAACTTTACCTTTAACTCCTCCAGgacagaaatacaaataagaaatgttttatgCACAGAATACACAAATAACAACGTTACGAGTACACTTTGAATAAACATAATAAGTGCAAACATACAGAGAATATGTATCCAGAAAGATGTCAAACAACCTGCAGCACAAAGACAATGACAGCAGCTCcgtgtctctaggattttagcacatttcttggattttagggcgttacagaatttcaggacattcctaAGATTTAAGGGCAAATCTATACGATTTTtctgtttctaggattttagaatgtttcttgTATTAAAGCACGTTATagaatttttaagacttttacaagattttaggacatttcttggattttaggacatttgtaggattttagcacattctggattttaggacgtttgtaggattttaggatgtttcttggattttaagacattatatAATTTTAGGAAGActctaagattttagaatgtttgtaggattttaggacattaccaTGATTTAGGAATATTTTAAGGGTTTTGGCaagtttctctgattttaggacgtttctggggcATTTCCCTGATTTTAAGGCAAATCTAGGATTTTAGTCTGTatctcagattttgggatgtttcttggattacagaaaaatgttgaaaaatgcatCCTATCGGGAGCTGTAAGTTAAGTATCACATGAGATTTTACATAAACCGTTTCCCCTGATCGTGTGGTTTCAAATGCCCTTTAAGGTCAGCAGGGTTAAGCAGAAGCTCAACCAAAGCCTTCGCCCGTCCTCCCCCGTCCTCCCCCGTCCTCCTCCACACAGCCCCCTCCTCTCGCTCCGTCCTCTGGCAGTGGACCTTCTGTTGTCCACAGTGTCGCCCGTGAGGCCTGCTCAGTCATTGATCGTCGGACTCTGCGCTGCTGGAGGAGCGGGGGCTGAGGAGGCCATATGTTGCTGGCAGAAGGGACACAGAGGTAATTGGCTCCTGGGAGAGAGGTCAACCGGTGAGAGATTCCTGAAATGACAGGCGATAAGGACAGGAAACCCCCCCCCTTACTCCTCAAGGCATCAGTCACTCTGCAGGTGAAACTGAGCCGTCATGAGACAGAAAAACTGACCCTCtagtttgatttttattcattaaatctAAACAACTCGTTGAGCCTCTTCGGCAGGTTGAGCAGGAACGTCGATGTGTGTATTTGCAGCTAACTGCACCATGTATCAACTTGATTCGTCATTATCCGTGAGTCATTCAGTGACGTCCGTGTATTTACCGACACACACGCCAAACACTGAGGTGCTCCTGCCTGTTACTCAAAATATGTTGCTGAACTTGATGTAAGAGGGCGTGCGGCAGGACTGATTACATAAACCTGTGACGTCTTTAAACTGAATTAATGAACctttctgttacttttttagGAAAACTTGAGCTCTGCAGGTTTATAGTCATCTTTCAAACACTAAAAGACTCTTAAAGGACTTTTAACACAGATTTTTGTAATGAACTTCTTAAACTGAGTGGCAGCAGGAATGCTGGCTCCACCTgctggacaaaataaaattcccGCTCACACCAGAGTCcattaaattatacaaatgcATCTTTGTGACAATCGATGCAGCCGAGACCGACCACCtcaaatttaaccctttgaaacctgactggtttgatttctgtcaaaaacatgacgAGAAGGAATTTCacaggtttagaaaaaaagggaattacctgaaaaaaaaataaaataaataaatgctgagAACTGAAAAAGATATACATGTACTGATATATATTCTTCGTctttcacatcattttaaatcttCATTTATAGTactaaaaaatatagttttctggacagttttcactatttttttgatagtaatataaaaatagacaaataaatatttacatgcacattttttcttttaaatctataattatagttaatacacacacacacacacaaattatataaatgcatgcatacatatttttttctaaaacattaatttaaatctATAATTATAGCAATAATAAATGTAACTTGCTAGACAGTTTTCCTTattctttttatattataaatatattattttcctGTGGTTTGGGTTTCTCACTTTCACTAAAAGAAGTCTAAATGCTGCATTAAACAATCATATTTTAGTATTGTTTCCAGCTTTGTGTCGACAGCGTCTGTGTTTTGTCCCTGTGCTCCATGAAGAAATACGTGCCCCCAGTTTGGCATGGAAAATCTTGACTGGCGTGCACAGCGCTCTGACTTCAACATCTTTGGGCTGCACACTGACTGTGAGTCAGAGCTGATCCCCAAACATCAGCTGTGACGTTTATCTGAGGGAACAAATCCCTGCAGCAGCTTCAAGGCTCAAAAACTGCAGAGTGGAGGCAGTTAGAGCGGCACGTCAGTGTCCATAAACTTCTGTCCACAACATATGAGGACGTGACTACACTTTGAGACAGTGTGGACAGTGTGAACGGTGTGAACGGTGTGAACGGCGTGAACGGTGCCACCATGCGTCTGCAGAAAGAACTTCACCTCTGACTGAAACCTCTGCTTCTCTGAATTCAAATCAGagaaaaactttattgacacaaaaacaataaaaaacactgattataaaagaagagagacagaaagatcctccacctccacacacgcgcacacacacacacacacacacacacacacacacacacacacacacacagtgtagtGAATCAGTTCATCCGTCCGTCCATGGATTCCCCTCTCTCCCATGATGCATTGTGTGATGTCACCAGCCAAACATGTACTCCATCGCCTTGGAAACAAAACTGTCGTCTTTCCTGggagtctgtctgtctgccaacacctaaacacacacacacacacacacacacacacacacacacacacacacattttttacgTTAACTAAATGCAGTTAACAAAGTTCCCACATGTTTTTCATGGactaaatttaaaacttttccatgacttttcaaggacccaaaatCGTTCTCCTGTTCGTGCCCCGCTtgctgggtgttttttaaaacctgaatgaCTCAAACTATAATCAAACATTATTTTAGCATccctcatgatgtgttcaaggagcAGCTCTAATTTCAAAATCCAACGATTATTTCTGTTTGAACAGTTTCTGGCTGCGATAAAtgatggcatttttaaaaagaaaaatgactgttaaccctgttttcttaaaaaaaatataatataataaataagtcacacaattaaaaataaataaatagcccTGATTTATGCAAAATCTCTataaaaatcagtaaatttttctaatgaaataaaaattagccaaatattaaaaagacaaaaaatcaaaattttcttttaaaggatattttaaaaaaagccaaacttaagttttctataaaaattaccaaaacaatgaaaaaaatcattaatgaaaaaataaataaacaaaaataacaaaagtgttgccaaattcaaatatttttaaaaataataaaataaaatgatttttactttatccttgacttttccaggcctggaaaatgtgattatgaaattgaatgacttttccaggttttccatgcaCATGGGAACCCTGGGTTAGGATTTTTAAGTGAAttgtgaggtcagaggtcacctgGTAGTCGCTGCCGGAGCTCCTGTAGGCGGCGCTGAGCGGCCGGATGGCGGAGCGAGGCGTGGAGGGGAGCGCGGAGGACGAGAAGGAGGTGGAGAGGGGAGGCGAGACGGCGACGCTGCTGTCCATCACGCtctgaaagacagagacagacttcAAAGTGTCACCCGATGTCGTGATCAGACGGCAGAGCGGCGGCGGCAACAGACGGGCACTGACCTTGTCGATGCACGGTTTGACTCCCACCATGATGGCGTCTCCGAACACTTTGCCGTCCTTGGACAGAGCCTTCCTGGCCTGGAGCCTGGACTGATACTGGAGGTGCATCCAGTTTCCAGGAGACGCCATCTGTCAGGAGACACAGCCGTCATTTCTCTACACAGACCCGCAACGAGACTCCGAGCGGACGCAGCAGGGACAGCGGGGACAGCAGGGACAGTGGGGACAGCAGGGACAGTGGGGACAGCGGGGACAGCAGGGACGCACCAGTCTgactgcagctgttttcagatttaaCTGCAGACCGAACGACGGCGGCGTCACGGCGCTCCAGTGCCATAACTGGTTAATAATCCGGTGATGGTAACAATCTGATCTGACGGGTTTACATGATTCAGTCcattagtttgatttctctccAAGTTCATGACGTAAAACTCAAACTTCCTGCTATCTTCACAACTTCCTGTCTTGTTTTCAACGTGGCGTCGCCGCCGGTCAGAGCTGTCGTTATGACGGAGGCGTCACGTTAAATAATGCTGTCCTTCTTCACGTCGTCTCTGTGagcacaaaaccaccacaagcTTTTCCACAGCGAGCACGCGCTCTCAGCACGGATCTGCCTCCCGCGcaccaaaataagaaaataaaatacatttaaaataaataaataaatatgtaactttaataaagtggaaacagctATAAACGctgtttaaatgctcttagcattaaaataaaaaccgtCTTCTCTGTAGCTTCGTGCTGTTTCCACTTTACGATCTCAGAGCTCCTGAACACGAAGAACGAAGtcggaagaacgacttcccGACTCAGAAACTACGATCACGTGAACGCAGCATCAGGCCGCATAAAGCTTAGTTATTTTATTAAGGTTTAAATGACGACGCGTCTTTATTTGTCAGCGGTCTCTGCAGGACGAGCTGCAGCTGAACCGCTGCAGTCTGAGCGTCTGCAGACGATTTTCTGCctcaaaaaccaaaagaaacCTGATAAATAAACAATCAAACGAGGTTTTTTCATCTTCAGCTGCTGAAAGTAACgaacacagctgtgtgtgtgtctgtgtgtgtgtgcctgtgtgtgtgtgtgtgtgtgtgtgtgtgtgtgtgcctgtgtctgtgtgtctctgtgtgtgtgtgtgtgtgtgtgcctgtgtctgtgtgtctctgtgtgtgtgtgtgtgtgtgtgtgtgtgcctgtgtctgtgtctctgtgtgtgtgtgtgcctgtgtgtgtgtgtgtgcctgtgtctgtgtgtctctgtgtgtgtgtgtgtgtgtgcctgtgtctgtgtgtctctgtgtgtgtgtgtgtgtgtgtgcctgtgtctgtgtgtctctgtgtgtgtgtgtgtgtgtgtgtgtgtgcctgtgtctgtgtgtgtgtgtgtgtgtgtgtgcctgtgtctgtgtgtgtgtgtgtgtgtgtctgtgtgtgtgtgtgtggctgtgtgtgtgtgtctgtgtgtgtgtgtctgtgtctcaccGTGTGTTTGAGGATGTTTCCGTACTGAGCGAACTGCAGCAGGATGTAGGAGGCTGACGCTGGAGgaaaactaacacacacacacacacacacacacacacacacacacacagagtttatgTAGGAGAATTCACAGTATATTAATGATGCAGTACAGCAGTGTTAGCAGTATTTTTAGGGGTATAAATACCCGAACACGGTGACCCAGGTCTGGTCCAGCTGGTCCTCAGATGACAGAGACTCTCCCTGACTGTAGAACGGGTCCACCTGAGCCGGAGACAGACACAGCTGCTGCACACctggacacagagacaggaaacAGGCAGAGGACAGGCAGGTGAAGACAggcagaggacagacaggtgaagacagacaggtgaagacaggcagaggacagacaggtgaagacagacttttttttcatgatttctgaaataaacattttggcatatttctattttactttttggagaaaacattttagccTTTTCTTTAgagatttttgaagaaaacttttttttttgccttcaaaaACTTTTGGCGATTTTGAGAGAAAACATCTTGTCAGTTTTTCGGGCGCAGCGGGGCGGAGCGTACCTGGAGTTGAGGCTCCGCGTGCCGACAGAGGAGTTTGCATCACTGGAAAAGACTGAAGAGACAAACAGGAAACGAGTTCAGACGTCGATCACGTTTTTATCATCGGAGCCGTCCGAGTCTGAATACTTTGCGTTTTTTAGACGCCGTCTCTggactcacctgtctgtgtgtgctgagGGGCGTGGCCACATTGATCAGGTCGTCATGGATACTGCGAACAGGTGGGGCTCCGCTCTTATCTTTGGGCGTGGGGACGACGGGCTGCGGGGCCgaacctccacctcctcctgaaGTTCACAACAAGACACAAGAATAAATCCACAGAGTAACAACAACCAGGTGTCCACACAGGTGTCCACACAGGTGTCCACACAGGTGTCTTCGTGCTGGGGCACCTGTGCTCTCTGCGATGGGCGTGGTCAGACTGAAGGGGCGGGGCTGCGGGCTGGCCGGAGCCGGCAGGTCGCCCATCAGGAAACCGGGCAGAAACTGAGCTCCAGGGGTCGACTTTGGAGAGGTGGGAGAGCCCAGGGTCATCGGTTCAGATCccactgagagacagagacagagacagggacagggacagtttaaccctttaccACCGGGATCAGTGTTCCTCACAAGTAGTGAAACCGCTAAAgactgagaaaactggtttaatttattttaaaaaacatggaaaaaaggtgaCGAGCAGCATggcaagaaaagaaataaattaaaggtGACAAGATAATGACTTCAATATTAGCTtattaaaaaggagaaaaaaaagtccaaagattttaaaattatgttacagaaaaaacccagaatcatcctaaaaccacagaaaagtcctaaaatcctagaaaaccTCCCgaaatcattgaaatgtcctaaaatcaagaaatgtgcaaaaatccaagaaacatcctaaaatcactgaaatgtcctaaattcctagaaacgtgcaaaaaccatctaaacatcctaaaatcctagacgcgttctaaaatatagaaatgtgtaaaaataaaaatgtcctgaaatcccataAATATCCCCAAATtccagaaacatccttaaatcctagaaatgttttaaaatcgtgtcattttacaaaagcggcctccaaaaaacaaacaaaagttgcaCAGCACTGGTTTGTAGCAATATTCAGTACAtggcaacaaaatcaaaataatattgtCTCGACttagtacagtacagtacaagtACATACTTTactacttatatatatatatatataagtgtgtaaagatgtaggatttagggactcattttgatttcagtttttcttaattaccttaaaaaaagactataaaTCCTTCtcgtaaaagtaaaagtatctgCAGGTAAAGTGAGATTATAACGCTGTTCGGGGTGAATTTGATCACAGAAACAGTAACACACATCATAAAATATCTAAATCTGAGAATAAATCCTTTAACTTTAGcgtttgattaaatgttttcatctttttaaacaccagaaacaggaaacaaagcAGCTAGCCGGAAGTCCGCGCAGACAGGGGACAGTTAGACGCGTTAACAGCAGGACATGAtttaaaacagacacagacagattaGAGACGTTAGAAAACAGTTTCTTTACCTTGTAGCTCCATTTTTCTTTCGTTATTTTCTGGCCGCGAGTTTTAAAAGCAGGAAGTGACGCCAGCACGCAGGGCTGCGCGGCTAGCTCCGGAGGCTAACACAGAGCTAACGTATCGGTAACTCCCTGTGTTCCGAGTATTCGGCCCAAACCAACAGATAACGGGTATTATCCGATTAATCAGAGCTGAGCGGTTAAATGCGTGATGTCTCCGCCCGCTGTGGTTTGTTTCTGGGGCTCAGAGCTGCTGGAGGACTGGACTGACCGGAGCTGGCAGCACTGCGGCTAACTGGGCTAACTGGGTGAACTTCCGGCGCATTTAGACTGCGTCAGTGTGAAGATGCGTTcaagggagtttttttttttcccgcgGAATTTATAAAaccaaattttatttaatattttattattattttttgacagaTGAACCGAGGTTTAAAGcatttgaaacatgagcaacttggcattattttttttccaaaattgtaCAAGGAGGCAACAAGCAACGAAAaagaaatgaccgaaaaattagcaagaaattagtagcacaattaaaataataattagaagcacatttttttttaattaaaaagaaagtaaaaacagacaaagcaaTGACGTGAAATAAgtttcaaaatgcaaataattttgtaacataattttagatatgtaatcatgatagctataaatattttttggactttattttttaaataattctatTGTCacctcttactttttttttgcatttttccctggcttttattaaagtaattttctatatctaaacatttatatttactaatcaaaaaaatagaaaaacaaacaaacagaaaagacaacacagaaaaaaattaataatttcaaacaatgaacatgtaattatgacatatataaatatagttttctggacttttccccctttttatttattaactccTTTATTATTAACTCCTAAactattttttactaattaaaatgtgttataacaaacaaaaacaaaaaaaataaagttttaaacaaGGAAAGACCTGGAAAAGGGACTTCAAAATTCTGATTTTGTATGATAATTTCAACTatgtaattgtaaatatagtttttccatagcttttatctttttttcccctaggcATATtcccctgctttttttttttttttttttttaaaaaaaagccttatttttcatgtttttgaaaaaattgctGCAGTTTGCTCAGAGTTAACAGgttttaaatatctgtaaaattgatcgatgtttcaaagggttaaagaataCGTTCACATTTTCCCCAATCTGCTGTAAAACAATAGTCACGCATCCATAATTACACTGAAGAGAGGGGGACAAAATCCACAGTCATTaattcacacaaaaatgcattttttatgtccaGTATCGCAAAGagttaaataattaatgaataattaaaacagTTGAATTGTCTGTCAGATGACTTATCAATTAATGATctttaacattatattattatcatcattattattatgacctCTGAGATGAGActgaattcataaaaaaaagtggaataaaaagaaaactgcagtaaatgttGTAAAAGTGACGTgactttaaatctttaaacagaaacacaccgTTTTATTGTGAAGGTCCAACAGTTTCTACATGAACAATAAAGTACAACACTGTCAACatcaggctgtgtgtgtgtgtgtgtgtgtgtgtgtgtgtgtgtgtgtgtgtgtgtgtgtgtgtgtgtgtgtgtgtgtgtggcaagcccttttaacatttaatcagcAGCTGTAATACCAACTGTAGACATTAACGACTGCTTTTTTGGCTTATAGAAATTTAACATATCTATAATTAATTTCTAACTGGTGAAAACCAGAAACCATTGACTTCTATTCAAACTGAATTACAGATATCTACaattcatttcaaataaaacgtgatgtttatttctttctggtgaaaatgtgaaattgtaGATATCTTAAACTTAATTACAACTAGTCAACTGATACCATTGACTTCTATTCAAAAGTCATTACAAATATCCACAGTTCATTTCTTGTTCATGTCTTACTggttgaaatgctttttttgtggataTCTATAACAATTACAAATCACCTTTTACCATTGACTTCCATTCAAACTTACTGTTCTTTTCAAATTACTGATATCTACCCTTCACTTCTCATGAgtagaaatgttcattttggaTACTTTAATTTCAACTAGTCAACTTTTACTgattatttactgtatgtttggAATTTAAGCTAGAAGAATAAATAACATATCTAGAATTGCATTTTAGATAtcttaaatacatttctaactagtaaaaaaatatgtatttggaCTAGCAACAATTATATTTGAGATATCTACAGATCCTTTTATACCTTTTGTAACTAGACAGAATTAAATTttaagatatgaaaaaaattccactaaataaatatggtaattaaaaGGTCAACTAACGTTTTTGAGGTACTTCATTCAAAAGTTTAAGATATCTGTGCATCATTTTTGGTCAGGCGAAATGTGATCTACAAGTGAAAATTTATATAAATTGGCCAGGTTTCTctataaaaagatttaaatctCAGTGAGacttt is a genomic window of Plectropomus leopardus isolate mb chromosome 10, YSFRI_Pleo_2.0, whole genome shotgun sequence containing:
- the nup35 gene encoding nucleoporin NUP35, coding for MELQVGSEPMTLGSPTSPKSTPGAQFLPGFLMGDLPAPASPQPRPFSLTTPIAESTGGGGGSAPQPVVPTPKDKSGAPPVRSIHDDLINVATPLSTHRQSFPVMQTPLSARGASTPGVQQLCLSPAQVDPFYSQGESLSSEDQLDQTWVTVFGFPPASASYILLQFAQYGNILKHTMASPGNWMHLQYQSRLQARKALSKDGKVFGDAIMVGVKPCIDKSVMDSSVAVSPPLSTSFSSSALPSTPRSAIRPLSAAYRSSGSDYQVLADRQTPRKDDSFVSKAMEYMFGW